GATAAAAACTGTAcacatataacattaaaatttaagatctgtaaatttttgtgattttgttccCAGAAGAATGAGAAATGGTTCACATGACATTtaaaggatatttttttattacatcatTTCATTTTCATGTACAGATCTGTACATTTATCAAGATTGTCACACGAATTCATCATGCAGACATACCTAGAAAGTAGCTAGGGATTAGACCAGGGCACGCTCTCTTTCATTTGTCTCATAAAGTAAGAGTTATTTTGAAAACTTAATCATAAAGTTTATTTAGGACTTGGTGCTTTAAATATTTCGTTTTTTAAATGCACGTATCACCCAGAAAAAGTAAAATGCGTTTGGGTTGTTAGACATTTAACGTCCCGCGGTGTATGAAAACAgatcaaattgttatttttgtcAAGTAATCTATCTCTCTTTTAAAACTACTCAATGTCAGTTGGCACACGGTAAATTAGTTTGATTttgtattaaacaaatatttacccAAGACAGATGAAATCTTGCCATATTTCAAACTTTAACCGAGGTTAAAGAAACCGTTTATTCCATTGTTAGGCTCTAAATGCAGTAATCTTGGAGATATAAAAGGTATTCTACAACATAAGAATGTAAAACACGTTTTTATATTTTCAACGAAAATTAAAAACCCAGATAGAAAAGTGGAACAAAAAAGCTTTAAATGAACTTTCAGAGTTTTATTTTATAGTACGGTTAATTTGTGGAAGGAGACACCGGAAGTCATTTTACCAATTACATTTTTAATCGAGAGACACAGAAGTGTTTCTAATTATTAGTACAAGACTTTGAATcgggttttttttgtatatgtttgtgaATATACATTTCCCCCAAAAACATCAAAACGAATGTGCCCTCATATCCTCGTAGTGGTGCTATTTCTTGAGATAAACATTTTTCGTGACAATTTTTCTGATCCTaacgtttttttaaagtttcctCGTATAAAGTTCACATTGTCTCAAATATTAAACTAATCCAATCTATTCGAGAGGGAAAAAAAAAGCTCACTGTCAAGTACTTAATACCATACAAATATCTGCAGCAGTTGTTTTGATTTAACAAAATGTATGTCCCTTCTAAAATCCTACACTACGAATGTCAATTTCTGAGATACGAATTTCTGGCAACAAAAGCAGTGATTAGAATTTTGAATTACCCCTGTTTATTTCTCGTTAATTCTTGGTTTGTGtagatattgtcatttttaattCTAACAATCTTAAAATCTAGAGAGGAAATATAATTTTAGACTTGGATTCAGGACACGATTTTATGAAGAACGCTTAAAAGGTCCCATTTTGAGAAACTATCTTGatacaaaacaaaactttacccTTTGACTAATTGTTTAAATTATGATACAGCTAGTACGACAAGGAGTCATGGGACTGTCTTTGAAGATACCCAGTATAATTACAGAAAACACATTCTGAACATGTCTACATTTCAAATTCTAATCTTTTGATATACTCTagttaatttgatttttataatgaaacaCTTTCGGCATATAAACCTCCAACAATGACAAGAAACTATTGTTTCAATGTTTCTATAGGTAATGAATTGTAACACATATGGTTTGAAAAATTGTTCAACTTTGCTTCCATTTGATTATTGTTGATAATATCTTTGTGTTTTTTAACGTGAATCTCAAATAACTATTAGGTAGGATTTATGATGGGTGCTGAAAAGGGGAACAGTTTAATTATACTATTAATTGTGTTTGGCTAATGATGATCTAGTGTTGAAGTGGAACGGCGAGTTCTATAATTTAGCATTGCTTTGATCGCAATTTTCTACGCGTTTTATTCGtcaatattgttataaaaattatGTCTTTCAGAAGACAATTTTTCAATTAAGACATATTAAGAGCTTCCAGATGGGTTTTACTTGTAACAGAATCATAATGATTTATGAATTAAAGCAAATGTATTCAAAACATGTGTTTCAACACATACAAGTTGTCTCATTATCTGCGTATGTGTGGTTTTCTTTTCCTTAAACCAATGATTCGTTTCCATGTTACTCTCAAGGAGTATACGGGAGGCTGAAGGGtaaaacatattgaaaaaaatgattattcAACTTTcacaactttaaattttaaactgTGAAACCGGTGTTTGTGAGCcaatagatgtaatacccatctaTGGTGAACCATATTCTATATAAGGATCTGATTTGAAAAGCCTTCTGATAACATTTTAGCCTAGTCctattttgaatttcatttcacACTTTTGGCAAAGCAAAAAGTTGGAAGTATGGCATTTTTTACGCAAAAAGTTGGAAGTATGGCATTTTTTACCCAATATTTTTTGTCCAGAGTCTTGCCTCTGGACGTTTGTCTTACAGTTTAAAGTAAAGAATTCGACCAGATTCGGGTTATTTTCAGGATGGTTTGTTTGACATCATAGTGAATCAGAAGTGACTTAGCAGTCCGATATTTTTATTGTGTGACATAAATCCTTGCCAAAAAATATCTTGTTCATTCTATCTTTTATGAGTTCATAAACTACCCAAAATTGTGAAAAGTCATTTCATGCAGTTTGCATTTAATGGCAAGCATCTTTGTAAAAATAGTGATTGCTAAATTCTTCAGCCCTCGAAGGAAGCCGTTATTGCAAATGCAGATCATTCTTTCTCCGACAGATTATGTGATGTACGGTTTCTGTTGTCTAAGCAGGTGTATAGCCATCCTGGCAACAGAGAGTTATGGATATCAAGACCCTGTAAACATGGAGAAACAAATGTTGAGTTGTCTGAGCACTGATAACGTTTACTTTTTATACTTACCAATATCTTTTATtggttttaaatataattaaacaGATAGTGTTAAAAAAGATCCGCTCATAGATATCAAAATGACCTTTAACCCTTGCCTGTtggaaatgacaaaaaagcaaTATCAGAAAATGTACTCGATTAAAACAGCTatacttttacatttttcttactTAAAAAGGGATAAGTTTCCCGAAATTGCATGATGATTAATAATTTAAACTGGATTATGAAATATTCATAACAATataaacagattaaaaaaaacagaatgtTGTCTGCAAGTCTCCCAAACCCTGCAATTTCATGACACTTTGGAAATAAACAAACTAAAACACTTTGAAAACTTCCTCGACTATAACAGTGTAAATTCACAAAACATGCGCATCAATACTTCTTATTTATGTGTTTACCtattaatatttatatagccGTTAATGACTgatttaaaacaaatctaataaaacTCATTTACATCTCCCTGTTTTCTGCAGGCTGgcttttttatttatgttttatcaaACGTAATTACGTTTATGTTATCACAGATCCCCCAGCGAAGTTgtgcatttaattatgtaaaatgCATTTAAAGCCCCAACAGACATACTTTGCAAGAAATGTTAATGGAACACCGTTTTGTACGCATGGTTTTATAACGGCATTGGGCAATATAGAGCATAGACAAGTAAAAAAGTGTGAAGAAACTCATATCAAATTAAATGATccagaaaatatacagaaataTGAACACACAAATAAAGTGTGTGCTTTAATGATTTACTTTCATTAGCTTTCCCTAAAAAATGAATAGCACCATCGACAACCGGAtcttatattttaattcattgtaCATGTAACAATACGCTTGATGTATGTTGTTTTGATAACTGACTGTCATTATCTTATATATCTATCTAGTGATGGATCAAGGGGGAGAGTTCCGGTTAGAacaacccccttttttttaacatcaatgcTTATGAATGGGGATATATATTTGGAACACCCTTTCTACTGGGTTGTAATCCACATTTTAAAAGGCTGTATCAATCCATGGTGGGTGTTATCCTTGATGTTCTGTTGAAGCGTCGTTGATGTATACTCTCAATATAGATGCTGACATGGTAAAAGTGCGTGAGGTTACTGCCTCATTAAAATTGATCCAGCATTACCAATTTTGAGTTAATATGTTGATTTTACAGATACTAAAATTGTTAATTCCTTACTGTCGCCATTTAGGCCGCATAGATGGGCTTGGGAGGTCTCGTGTTTGATTTAATgtatattttcatgatttatctGTGTATGTTATACTTGTTATTGtgcctggatttttttttttatatcgcaAAGAAGTACTTTAAGcgtgttcaaaaataaaattaacgaaGAGTTAGCCTCTGAAATGACTCTTTTTGGGGGATAAATTTGTTCACAGATATCAATAAATTGGAGTTGCAATTTTACCACTACTCATTCAAATATTGTAAAGTTACAACAAGTTACAAAGTTGGCTGATAAGTCAATTTAATAGATCAAATTAAGTTGTATGGTTTATGATCATGAGGTGCAGCTGTCTTCACATGATTGTCGAAGCACAAAGACGAGAAAAAACTTTTATCCTACAAACAAAAATATCCTTCAAAAACTGTTCGTTTGAAGTGCCTTTATGAGAAAATATCGTattaattaaaatgtacaaagaTGTGGAATGTATATACATTAAATGTAAGATTTATGAAATATGACATGacattgaaaatcatgttttaattagACAAGAACCTTGCTACAAAGTTACAAGTGATGCGCACGTATCTGGTAATTATATCTTGTATGTTACATCTCCCTGTCTCATTAAAAATGTCATACTTATTAGAAAGTatgaatacaaagaaaagaaaattaattattcTTACAAATTGTGTCGTCTTGTATACTATTTTACGTAAGGTAGACAGTAATACATATGAAGGACATTGACCAGTGTTATTTGTTACATTTCGTTTAAGTTGTCTAAAAGTTTATGAAAGAATTCAAATTGGCAAACCACATAAAATAATTTCTACGATAATAAATGAAACGAAAGCTGAATAAATACACATACATTTATTCTTTGACATAGTTATAGGAACCATGTTGTATAAGACTATTTGTTGGAATAATCTTTCTTTCAGCAAATAAGCAGATGAGTGGAGGCTTTAAATTCccatcaatttattattttgaattgaatCTAGAAAATGAGGACTGCAAAGTTGTGCATTACCCTTTGATTACCAAGCAATTAATTGTTCTAGTACTTGCAATGGTGTCAAGACACCTTTTTGGATTCAGATATTATTTAAGGCCTTTGTTATTGTCGGGGCCATAAGGAAGAATTTGTTTGTTTGCCGTAACCCTATACTTTCCAAGAAAATTGTCCTGATGTGGAAAAGGTTTTTTTAATCGGGTAGTCACGAAAAACTAAAGAACATCTGACATTTTAATTTCTCTTTGCCAAAAGAAAAAGCAAACGAAAAACCTACCTACCAACTGTCTCTACATTTGGGTAGGGTGTGGGCAAACCAAAGTACTGTTAAGTATGGTCCGGTAACTAGCTGCAGATTTGGTCATTACAATTGTCAACAGATATAGCACAGTATTGCCCACAAACCTGAACCATACACAAGACTGTTGAGTAACCTTGATGTTTGACCAATATTTATACATACTAGTATATGTTATCAGGAAACATTTAAACTCTGTTCCTCATACAAAATAGGAGTCTTTTTCCTTGACATGGGGAACTAGGGTTTCTCTTGTCTATGATATGAATACACATCCCTGCTTAAATTTCAAGTTGGTAAGCTGAACACTCGCTTACTTTTAACAAATGTGTACTTTGTATGTGTAGAAATGATATCgatcatttgtttaaaaaatatctaacaaaagtataCGCACAAGTAATAAGAAAGCTTTGGTATTTACGAAcaactgtttttgtaaaaattttggTTTAATCGATAAAAGTATGATTCTGTAACAAGTAAAACCCATTTCGCAGCTCTTAAAATGTCTTAATTGAAAAATTGTAAGTATTCTgaaagacatattacaaaattgacgAATAAATCGCGTGAAAATAGCAATCAAAGCACCCCTAAATTACAAAACTCGTCGTCCCACCTCAACACTAGATCAATTTCAGTGttaaaccaaatataattatatggttgaactgttctttttttCTGCACCATCATAAATAATATCGTAAATGAGATTTGAGAAGGACGATAAAATACCGAGATATTTACAACAAAAGCAAACAGAAGTTAAGGTGGATAAATTTACAGAACAAAAATATGTGTTTCAATTTAACACCTttatatacaataaaacaaaagCTCCTTGTTATTGTTTTGAGGATTGTATTCCAACAGTGTTATATACACtgtaaaaatcaaaatcgtctaCAGTATATTACATAAAAGACTgattaaaatttgatatatagACTTTTCCAAAATGTGTTTTTTGTAAGTTTATACTCTGATTGTTCCAGAATTTGTTTTGTAAGTTAATACTCTGTATGTTCAGTGATAAATATGTCGGGCCCTGTACCTTCTGTATGAAATCACCGGGTAAATAACCATCTcttaccaaataaaaaaaaggatattaagtgtgtataaagtaaaataactaaaatacagAACTCGGAGGAAAAGTAACGGAAAGTTCGTATTCAAATGGCAtcatcaaaagctgaaacacatagATTTGCATACTTTATATCTTACaatatttttctgtattctttaggGATATGATAGACTTCTTTGTATAAACAAACtaactaaatacatttatttttactttacagTGTGTAGATTTTGTATGGCACAATGTCCGTCAGACGTACAGACCTATACGACAGATTGTTTTGGGAACTACAATACAAACCTAGCTCATATTCAACAGACAGACAAGACATTTTTCTTGGGAGTTCACATGGAAGATTTACGGTTGTTATGTAGGTAGGTCATCCACTAGTGTTTAAGACATTTTTCTTGGGTGTTCACATGGAAGATTTAAGGTTGTTAGTTGGGTAAgctatttttgtgaatttatcgGAATGACTTTTTCTTGTAGGTCGTAAGACATTGAACAGACATACCATGTATAGGAGGGAGtcaatggcggatccagaaatatTCATAAGTGGGGGTCCACTGACTCagtgcctaagagggggcctgatccggacatgcttcagtgattctctatacaatcaactaatttttcccagaaaagggaATCAGGCCCCATCCTTCGTCTAAATCCACCACTGGGGGTTTGtgaaaactttcatttgagaaaAAGTTTTTTCGCAAATACTCCTCCCAAAAATGAAATGTTAATTTGAtatcaatgaatataaaaataataagattaaAATATGATTGTctatgaaacaactatccaccaaagttcaaatgaagtggatataagcaattatagacaacctGTACGGTTGTACAGCCTTATTTGAATGCCCCAAAAGGAGCATGCCAGGGTTGATCGTGCAagagctgtatagccagtcaatgtcgttaaaaacttccatttctTGTATAGCTTTCATTTATGAGAAAACCCCATATCGTGTGGTCGGCTATTCAAGACTCCGATATGTTatacaagtggtgagactttaaaaaaatattgaatctggAAAATATGAGAAATGTCAAtttagaaataaatgaataaataagcATTTTATGTATTGAATTCTAATAATGTATGGGGAATCTAGACacagtttcaattttattaaggTGATTTCTACAGCTTAATATTTCAacctttttaatagtttttttatatttatattttttttgcttttagcATCACTGAAAATACATTAATTGTCTCTATGGAATAACCATcaacgaattaaaaaaaagaaaatattattttttcatgtaaTTTGCGAAGTCAATACCACTTTTTTAGTTATTACACAAAATCACACTAATGCTTTCAAAAAGTTATCACAAAGCATGGGTAATAAGAAAAACACAGTTACGATACAGCCAGTTCCAACCTAAATAGATGTATTAGCAGGCTTTCGTTATAACCAGAACGGCAATCTTAattttttggaagatttaataaagtttaaaaaaaatattgaaggcTTGCCAGTTATGTTTCAAAAATCTACGGGGGATTATAGTTTATATCTGACTGTGGTGTATAAAGAGTATTAAATGCTGTAATTACACCCCTGTTGGCGacacaaaattattttcttattcataTAAATGTAATTGGCTTTAATCTGCTTCTGTTAAAAATTTTGGGCGGAAAATATATAAACTCCTTTTGATGTAAAGCAATTGACATAAACACTGAAAACTTTTGTTAAAGTGGAATTATGATCTTCTTCATAAAAACACATGAATTCATCCGAAATTTCCTGTaccaattacaaaaataaattactttgacaaattacatttgattcattttattttatgtcaaacAAGCTTATTACGTTAGAATATTAAAGTATTaggtttcatattttttttctttaaagaatagGGACAATTCTCGTTAGAATATGAGAAATGCTATTTAAAGTAATTTTGGTTGATATAAGCTATAAATCAATGTAGTTTAAATCTCATGTAATtgctgcaatttttttttttattaagtttccTGTGATGATATATCTAATTCAAATTACACAAGATATGTGCTTTCTGAATTATTGAAGTAGTTCGAAAtcggaaaaaaaatcaatttgagttTCGCATGCATTACTTTTGATGGAATCATTAGAGTATAtcaaacaattaattttaaaattgagtattagttttaaatttaaatttcagtTCATATCAAGCAGCTGTTAAATGCGTACGTAAACTTCATGACCAGTGTCCAGCAGAAAAACATAATGAGATACGTGTTGCCTTGGTCAGTCTAGAGAACACACAAACAGAACCGTCACAACTTTGTAAAGATGATAACATGTTTGATGGTAAGGAGTGATTTTACAGCGCCATTGAATTTGTGTCATTACTGATTTATTGGTAGATGAATGTCAAGTGtggaatattttttgtatatttagtacaaataatATATCAATACATAGCTTACAAGTGGCCGGGAGGGTGATATTTTTTACTACAACTAACTTTTTCCCTACAACTTTATAACACGGTTGTGTTAGATAGTTTCATGCCAATTTAGTCTTgaaattaattactttttttatcgAACCTAAGTGCCTGCTGTTCGAATTTTTAATGCGTACCAAATCAGAGAGATGTACGTATTGAAATACAACCAAACACACGACCTCTAATCAATTCCCACAGTAAGGATGTTACTGCCTTAAGAATTAAATATATCTAATGAGGGAAGTGtgcattgtatataagtatatttaaaaGACATCATTTTGACTAAATAAATTAACTATGATATTATATGACCTTATCTGTTTCTCCCCCCTTCTTAAGATCTAGATGGACATTAAGATGTCTAACCAACTTTTTGTGGTTGCAAATGACAATGAAGGACTTCATTTGAGGACTAGTcacaaagacaaaataaaatatgacgCGTTCCATTTCTTTAAAGATAGAAATGGAATAATTATAATGATATCATGACATCAATCTTTTATTGTACAAATATACTCAATCATAAAACGTTGTATCAAATGAGAAAACATTACATAACCATTATATTGGATCAGAAGACAAGAGTGGTGACTTAAAGCAAACTATTAACCGAAATCAAATGTATATTTGGTTGGTTTTACAATGATGAGAAAAGTACATTTACCATTAATCAAATGTTAATCCTGACCAGGTATTCTATGCAAAAACGCAAATCTTGTAATGTTTAAATTTCTACAGATAGTACAGGAAAGTTTATACGAATCTGAGAGGACAGAAACCGTGTTGTTTATATAACATCTTAAGGATCAATGGCTGAAACAGGAAGTACTTGACAGAAAGTAAAAAGGAATGGAAATAACAACATGCACTTTGTTGTATCAGTTTCTCAAGATTAAACAGAGACTAGCTTTGCCAGAAATAGCATAAAATTCAGAATATGTCTTGACATGAATGTTTCTTggttaaaatgtttttttgtttttttttaattcttaagtAACGATTAATGGCTTTTAAATTGATTGCAACTGCTTTCATTTTTGAGGCTTAACAAAATCTTAccggttttttttaataaatttttgcgTTAAAGCTTGGAAAAATGAAAATAGTTTAGGGGACCAGGAATGAAATATGAACCGAAAACAAGACGACATTCTGGTTTGAATGCAATTCTTACACTATTATCCGATAGCAACGAACGAATTTTTCTTACACAATATCGGTTAAACAAGTTATTAACTTTTGAAATTTTCTTCTAGgattttcttcttaaaatattatatatagagaGCGAAACTGGGTGATTCAGTTTTAAAGCTGTAAAGAAGTTATAAAATTGGTACCATTCAATAGAATTTACTCTATTAATTCGGACTCCATCTTATTTTCAGTATATGCAAGAAGCCAAAGCTGTTTTACAACTAATCAAGATTACTCAGAACGATGTTTTGAGACTTCTTTTGACATGAGTATCTCTTCCATAAATCAGGTTACCAATAAGCCATTAAACCAGTTTTGCAGGTATTAATATTGACTTATATCTTATATAGAACTAATAATTGAATGCAAAGACAATTATATGATAAAAGCAATAAAGTAGATGAGTCTTACCCGTAAAAACTGAAACCAAAGACGTGATATACAACCAGAAATTGTAAACTTAATTTTCGTATATCTTCTTAgcttaaacaatatttatctttCAAAAGAACTtgcatttataataatttataaatatataacaaactACACACATAGGGATTTGGAAACAAGAAAGAACGTCCATAGCTTCGTTTGGAAATGAAACAAACTTCAAGAAACTACTTGTCCTGCAAGGTTTCTAGCATAATACAGTATGTGTGTTGATATTCACAAAATTAGTTTTTCTACTGAAGCTTGCTATTTAATGTGCAATTTAAAGTTATCTTCGTGATCATGCTGATTTCTATGTTGAATTTATGCATGAAGTAAAACCACTCCTTCTGAAATAAACATTCAATATAAATTACATAAGGTAATCCATAGATAAACTAATTATAAAGTTTATCTTAATCAGCTCATTTTAATTACAATATCATCTTGTTCCATACATATATTGATACAAGCAGGGTAAAAACTGcaatatatctataaaaacagCATGGTATGTTAATATGTACCCGTAGAAACCTACAAAAGTGTCGGTGTATAGGAGTGGGATTTTGAATTACTGGAGGTTCTTTTAGTAATAAAAATGGTTTATTTGAAATGTGTACTGTTTTATAGGAAATAAAGGGAAAATAGTGTCTAAAGATAAAAAAGGGATCATTATATAAATCcagagttgtttttttttaaataataaaacgtGTCTTGACACTAATAAATAATGGATTTATTTTTCAGCTTCCTGGTAAAATTTTATAACCAATGCTAGTTTATTTAAGGTGTAAATTCTCCACCCGCACGGCGAAATGTTTTTAAACACCAGAAGTAATTACACTGACCCCAATCAGAGAATACACAAAAGACAACTGTGTAGACTAAAtctttctggttttttttttcttggtaaAGAATTATTTTCCTGGACATTACAATTTAAACTTTGCCGTTTATAGGAGTAATCGATCTTGCTTCCATACGTATAAAAGGGCGTCATTTGCTTTTTAGTAATTCGGAGAAGAAATAATagtatgattgttttattttgtagcgAACTAAAGAGTttgaatacatgtataagtaacaACACTCAATTAAAATGTGGAAAAGAAGCTAAAAGTTTGGTTGATGTTTTAATCAGGGCCAGCATCAAAAGGAGTACCGAATGTGACAATTTAGTGCCTTTATCGGTAGGTATTGAATT
This sequence is a window from Mytilus edulis chromosome 1, xbMytEdul2.2, whole genome shotgun sequence. Protein-coding genes within it:
- the LOC139498381 gene encoding uncharacterized protein, coding for MRILRNLQCKFLDVWNFAWLFWLCRFCMAQCPSDVQTYTTDCFGNYNTNLAHIQQTDKTFFLGVHMEDLRLLCSSYQAAVKCVRKLHDQCPAEKHNEIRVALVSLENTQTEPSQLCKDDNMFDVYARSQSCFTTNQDYSERCFETSFDMSISSINQVTNKPLNQFCSELKSLNTCISNNTQLKCGKEAKSLVDVLIRASIKRSTECDNLVPLSQASSPDHNGNNSNSGSCLWKNYIHRTLLLCLIFLILKHSIRL